Proteins found in one Nostoc sp. NIES-3756 genomic segment:
- a CDS encoding DUF2358 domain-containing protein produces the protein MESQLPVAQVIKTLQQDLPTLFEKDISYEIYTQDIYFQDPVNKFKGKFNYRIIFWTLRFHARLFFTQIYFDLHEVSQVDEYTILAKWTVRGTLRVPWQAGIFFNGYSTYKLRQNNLIYEHIDTWDRKPGEILRQFWVKENNN, from the coding sequence GTGGAATCTCAACTACCAGTAGCACAAGTAATCAAAACTCTCCAACAAGATTTACCGACTCTGTTTGAGAAAGATATCTCGTATGAGATTTATACGCAAGATATTTACTTTCAAGACCCTGTAAATAAATTCAAGGGTAAATTTAACTACAGGATTATCTTTTGGACTTTACGCTTCCATGCAAGATTATTTTTCACTCAAATCTACTTCGATTTACATGAAGTATCTCAGGTAGATGAATATACGATTTTAGCCAAGTGGACGGTACGGGGAACTTTGCGTGTTCCTTGGCAGGCAGGTATTTTTTTTAATGGTTATTCAACTTATAAATTGAGACAAAATAACTTAATTTACGAACATATAGATACTTGGGATCGAAAGCCGGGAGAGATTTTGCGGCAGTTTTGGGTAAAAGAAAATAATAACTAA
- a CDS encoding ion channel: MKFRLKRLSKKRPQRVQIKIQDGQFEIIGMGAWYSYWRDPYHLLLTIPWAGFLLIICLSYIAINIIFALAYWLGGDCIANARTGSFLDLFFFSVQTLASIGYGAMYPKTLYSNIVVTIEAMIGLVGIAVMTGLAFARFSRPSARVIFSRVAVITPYNGLPTLMFRTANQRRNLILEAQMRVYLMRDEITTEGEFIRRFHDLKLLRNQTPSFTLSWLALHPIDETSPLYGMSAESLIQTNTNIVISVSGIDEAVAQVVHARHQYTAHDILWNNRFVDIFHHTSDGHRYIDYKYFHDVEPLDQVG; this comes from the coding sequence ATGAAATTCCGACTGAAGAGACTTTCCAAGAAACGACCACAACGAGTTCAAATAAAAATTCAGGATGGACAATTTGAGATTATTGGCATGGGTGCATGGTATTCATACTGGCGTGATCCTTACCATTTGTTATTAACAATTCCTTGGGCTGGATTTTTATTAATAATTTGTCTTTCTTACATAGCAATTAATATTATATTTGCTCTGGCTTACTGGCTAGGAGGAGATTGTATTGCCAATGCTAGAACAGGCTCTTTTTTAGATTTATTTTTCTTCAGTGTGCAAACACTCGCATCTATTGGCTATGGTGCAATGTATCCTAAAACACTATATTCTAATATAGTCGTCACCATCGAAGCCATGATTGGTTTAGTAGGAATTGCCGTGATGACAGGTCTGGCATTTGCTCGATTTTCCCGCCCTTCCGCCCGTGTAATATTTAGTCGTGTTGCTGTAATTACACCCTACAATGGTTTGCCAACTCTGATGTTTCGCACCGCTAACCAACGGCGTAACTTAATCTTAGAAGCACAGATGCGGGTTTATTTAATGCGGGATGAAATCACCACAGAAGGAGAATTTATTCGGCGTTTTCATGATTTAAAACTACTGAGAAATCAAACACCAAGTTTTACATTAAGTTGGCTAGCACTACATCCAATAGATGAAACAAGTCCCCTTTATGGTATGTCAGCAGAGTCATTAATTCAAACGAATACAAATATAGTTATATCAGTCAGTGGTATAGATGAAGCCGTCGCACAAGTAGTTCATGCCCGTCATCAATATACCGCTCATGATATTTTATGGAATAATCGTTTTGTTGATATCTTTCACCACACATCAGACGGACATCGCTATATTGACTATAAATACTTTCATGATGTAGAACCTTTAGATCAAGTAGGATAA
- a CDS encoding class I SAM-dependent methyltransferase, with protein sequence MGFYSQVIFPRLLDWSMSDPVLAKYRRELLKDVTEEVLEIGFGTGLNLAYYPEHIRKITTVDINPGMNAIAQKRIDESGIKVEKLLLSGENLPMPDNTFDSVVSTWTLCSIVNVEQAIKEVYRVLKPGGKFFFLEHGLSDKPKVQVWQNRLTPIQKVIADGCHLNRNMQQLIAKSFDDIKLERFTLEKLPDLMAHMYKGCAIKRERG encoded by the coding sequence ATGGGTTTCTATTCACAAGTAATTTTCCCGCGTCTTCTCGACTGGAGTATGTCAGATCCCGTCTTAGCTAAATATCGTCGAGAATTACTAAAAGACGTTACAGAAGAAGTATTAGAAATTGGCTTCGGTACTGGATTAAATTTAGCTTACTATCCTGAGCATATTCGCAAAATCACTACAGTAGATATAAATCCAGGGATGAATGCCATAGCACAAAAGCGCATTGATGAGTCTGGTATCAAAGTTGAAAAACTTTTGTTATCAGGTGAAAATCTCCCTATGCCAGATAATACATTTGATAGCGTAGTCAGCACATGGACTTTATGCAGTATTGTCAATGTTGAGCAAGCTATAAAAGAAGTTTACCGGGTATTAAAACCGGGTGGTAAGTTCTTTTTTCTGGAACATGGACTTAGTGATAAGCCTAAAGTACAGGTATGGCAAAATCGGCTAACACCAATTCAAAAAGTTATAGCTGATGGCTGTCACTTAAATCGAAATATGCAGCAATTGATAGCAAAAAGTTTTGATGATATAAAGCTAGAACGCTTCACGCTAGAAAAGCTTCCAGATTTGATGGCTCATATGTATAAGGGATGTGCAATTAAAAGGGAACGGGGATGA
- a CDS encoding DUF1392 domain-containing protein, which translates to MMNEITVLESCWYISPPWGENIPSLAVQIQEKVHLPSSNLPGYCCGVHWEDEQWIYAIVCDDETLYLRHGEFSATNVLRSNTVTAPAFKLGDVVEVDFSEQPNKRIIQGIFSLKHNWLYAVEWRSPILPEKTSAQSRLIWLADIDLVKLSVTNS; encoded by the coding sequence ATGATGAACGAGATTACTGTGCTAGAGTCCTGTTGGTACATTTCTCCGCCTTGGGGTGAAAATATACCTTCATTGGCTGTGCAAATACAAGAAAAAGTCCATTTACCAAGCTCTAATTTACCAGGTTATTGCTGCGGCGTTCATTGGGAGGATGAGCAATGGATTTATGCCATAGTTTGTGATGATGAAACGCTATATCTACGTCATGGAGAATTTTCCGCAACAAATGTACTCAGAAGTAATACTGTTACTGCTCCAGCTTTTAAGTTAGGCGATGTAGTTGAGGTTGATTTTAGTGAGCAACCAAACAAACGTATTATTCAAGGTATTTTTAGTCTAAAACATAATTGGCTGTACGCTGTCGAATGGCGATCGCCAATTTTACCAGAAAAGACATCGGCTCAAAGTCGGCTCATCTGGCTGGCTGATATTGATTTGGTCAAGTTAAGTGTAACTAATAGTTAA
- a CDS encoding ABC transporter permease produces MNNLNFLSDYLIASINLAVPLAFAALGGMYSERSGVLNIALEGMLLTGAFTSALATFYTNNPWLGLLSALIAGGLVGLLHAFLCVSLYVNQLVSGLAINLVAAGLTSFLARLVFQGNSTQRLAGIEPINIPFLSDIPLLGALLFQRDIFVYLLLILIAVSTYILFNTSFGLTLRAVGEYPQAAATTGVSVSKVRYLAVIISGCLASLGGADLALVQIRFFSENMSAGKGFIAIAALIFGRWHPVGSTLACLLFGATEALQLRIQALGANIPYQFLAMLPYAIAIFALLGLAGKSKPPQGLGVPYSPENRQ; encoded by the coding sequence ATGAATAACCTCAACTTCCTCTCTGACTACTTAATCGCCAGCATAAACTTAGCCGTACCCCTAGCATTTGCCGCCCTTGGTGGAATGTACTCAGAACGCTCAGGAGTGCTAAATATTGCCTTAGAAGGGATGCTATTAACAGGTGCTTTTACAAGCGCCCTAGCCACATTTTACACTAATAACCCTTGGCTTGGTCTTCTCTCTGCCTTAATAGCTGGCGGATTAGTCGGGTTACTCCATGCTTTCTTGTGTGTTTCCTTATACGTCAATCAATTAGTTTCAGGATTAGCAATTAATTTAGTAGCTGCGGGGTTAACATCGTTTTTAGCGCGGTTAGTATTTCAAGGGAACAGCACTCAGAGATTAGCAGGAATTGAGCCGATAAACATTCCTTTTCTATCAGATATACCTCTACTGGGAGCTTTACTATTTCAAAGAGATATTTTTGTATATTTACTGCTAATTCTCATTGCGGTAAGTACATATATTCTATTTAATACTAGCTTTGGCTTAACCTTACGTGCCGTGGGAGAATATCCCCAAGCTGCGGCGACAACTGGAGTATCAGTATCAAAAGTCAGGTATTTGGCTGTAATTATTAGTGGCTGTCTTGCCAGTTTAGGAGGTGCTGATCTTGCTTTAGTGCAGATCAGATTTTTCTCAGAAAATATGAGTGCAGGTAAAGGATTTATTGCGATCGCAGCTTTAATTTTTGGGAGGTGGCATCCTGTAGGTAGTACGTTGGCTTGTTTGTTATTTGGTGCGACGGAAGCTTTACAGCTACGTATTCAAGCCTTGGGTGCAAATATACCCTATCAGTTTCTTGCCATGTTACCGTATGCGATCGCCATCTTTGCCCTATTAGGATTAGCAGGTAAATCCAAACCACCCCAAGGGTTAGGTGTTCCTTACTCACCAGAAAATCGTCAATAA